One genomic segment of Coffea arabica cultivar ET-39 chromosome 6e, Coffea Arabica ET-39 HiFi, whole genome shotgun sequence includes these proteins:
- the LOC113696580 gene encoding uncharacterized protein, translated as MDHYTDTCPLLQEDGAEQVNMTGGVPASRRQYDPYSNTYNPSWRDHSNFSYGNRPQNSLPNRSPGFQQPWQPKPQPSSSNSGSSLENFVKSLATTTTQIQQETKQLQQETRSLTTNMAQLQQETRALTMSTTQFPQDTRAGMKDMKAQMSQMATAINRLESHVYGKLPLQPEVNPKNVSAMTLRSGKELEGPKVKNSKRKSEEEIEKEIEEEGRICEDPKVTFNPSPPIKSNLSHFPCRLQKTKKVKKEKELLDVFRKVDINIPLLDAIKQIPKYAKFLKDLCTHKRKLRGDERVAVGENVSAILQRKLSPKCRDPGMFTIPCKIGDTPIRKAMLDLGASINVMPKTIYASLNLGPLKGTGIIIQLADLTNAYP; from the coding sequence ATGGACCACTATACGGACACATGTCCCCTTTTGCAAGAGGATGGGGCGGAACAAGTGAACATGACCGGAGGCGTGCCCGCGTCCCGTAGGCAGTATGACCCGTACTCTAACACGTACAACCCCAGTTGGAGAGACCATTCCAATTTCAGTTATGGGAACAGGCCGCAGAATTCACTCCCAAATCGTTCACCAGGGTTCCAGCAACCATGGCAACCTAAGCCTCAACCTTCATCTTCCAACTCAGGAAGTTCTTTGGAGAATTTTGTCAAGAGTCTGGCCACGACTACTACTCAGATCCAGCAAGAGACTAAACAACTCCAGCAGGAGACCAGATCATTGACCACAAATATGGCTCAACTCCAGCAAGAAACTAGAGCCTTAACCATGAGCACTACTCAGTTCCCGCAGGACACCAGAGCAGGCATGAAAGATATGAAGGCTCAAATGAGCCAAATGGCAACTGCCATCAATCGCCTGGAGTCCCACGTTTATGGGAAATTACCATTGCAACCCGAGGTAAATCCCAAGAATGTAAGTGCCATGACACTGAGGAGTGGCAAGGAACTGGAAGGGCCTAaagtgaaaaattcaaaaagaaaaagtgaggAGGAGATAGAAAAGGAGATCGAAGAGGAAGGGCGCATCTGCGAAGACCCTAAGGTAACATTCAATCCTTCACCTCCCATCAAATCTAACTTATCTCATTTTCCTTGCAGGTTACAGAAGACAAAGAAggtaaagaaggaaaaagagcttTTGGATGTGTTCCGGAAAGTGGATATCAACATCCCCTTGTTGGATGCAATCAAGCAGATACCAAAGTATGCCAAATTTTTGAAAGACTTGTGCACTCACAAGAGGAAGCTAAGAGGAGATGAACGAGTGGCGGTGGGAGAAAATGTGTCGGCAATACTCCAAAGAAAACTCTCTCCCAAGTGTAGAGATCCAGGTATGTTCACAATTCCATGTAAAATAGGAGATACCCCAATTAGGAAAGCGATGTTGGATTTGGGGGCGTCAATTAATGTAATGCCTAAGACTATCTATGCGTCCCTTAATCTTGGCCCATTAAAAGGCACAGGCATTATAATCCAACTTGCAGACCTTACCAATGCTTATCCCTAA